One Chitinophaga sp. H8 DNA window includes the following coding sequences:
- a CDS encoding type II toxin-antitoxin system HicA family toxin — MRIPRDITGHDLIKYLKPYGYTITRQTGSHIRLTTDSPGQHHITVPNHDPLKIGTLSAILTDVASHLDKTKDELMQELFG; from the coding sequence ATGAGAATCCCCCGCGATATTACCGGACATGATCTGATTAAATACCTAAAGCCCTACGGATATACTATAACCAGGCAAACCGGCAGTCATATCAGGCTGACCACCGATTCTCCCGGACAGCACCATATCACCGTTCCCAATCATGACCCTTTAAAAATTGGAACTTTATCCGCCATCCTCACTGATGTAGCTTCCCATCTTGATAAAACCAAGGATGAATTAATGCAGGAACTTTTTGGATGA
- a CDS encoding purine-nucleoside phosphorylase, which yields MDILLQQIAEARTYLEQFNFHHARVGIVLGTGLGQLVQHIQVEKSIAYQDIPHFPEATVESHKGHLIFGRVNNVPVIAMQGRFHYYEGYSMQQITFPIRVMKALGIQQLLLSNAAGGMHPDFKKGDLILLDDHINLQPENPLRGLHSPAFGPRFPDMSCPYDKTLGSLLQQAALQHGVSLKKGTYAAVMGPNLETRAEYRFLRTIGADLVGMSTVPEVIVANQIQLPCATVSVITDECDPDHLQPVSIEEIIAVAGKADKKLSAIFAAVIGGL from the coding sequence ATGGATATATTATTACAACAAATAGCCGAAGCCCGTACGTACCTCGAACAGTTCAATTTTCATCATGCCAGGGTAGGCATTGTGCTGGGCACTGGTCTCGGACAGCTGGTACAGCATATTCAGGTTGAAAAAAGTATTGCTTACCAGGACATTCCCCATTTTCCGGAAGCTACTGTAGAATCCCATAAAGGTCATCTTATTTTTGGACGGGTCAACAACGTACCGGTAATTGCCATGCAGGGGCGTTTTCATTATTACGAAGGTTATAGCATGCAGCAGATCACCTTCCCTATCCGGGTGATGAAAGCACTGGGTATACAGCAACTGCTGCTCAGCAATGCTGCCGGTGGTATGCATCCCGACTTTAAAAAAGGCGATCTCATCCTGCTGGACGATCATATCAACCTGCAACCGGAAAACCCGCTGAGAGGGCTTCATTCGCCAGCTTTTGGCCCCCGTTTCCCGGATATGAGCTGTCCGTACGATAAAACATTGGGCAGCCTGTTACAGCAAGCGGCGCTTCAACACGGGGTGTCTCTCAAAAAAGGAACCTACGCTGCTGTTATGGGACCCAACCTGGAAACCAGGGCAGAATACCGCTTTTTACGCACCATAGGTGCCGACCTGGTGGGGATGAGCACCGTACCGGAAGTAATTGTAGCCAACCAGATACAGCTTCCCTGTGCTACCGTTTCTGTCATCACCGATGAGTGTGACCCGGATCATCTTCAGCCCGTTTCTATCGAAGAAATTATTGCCGTTGCCGGCAAAGCAGACAAAAAGCTGAGTGCCATTTTCGCAGCGGTGATCGGGGGACTGTAA
- a CDS encoding 2-oxoisovalerate dehydrogenase E1 subunit beta produces MEELIFMVEESPEGGYIAKGLGISIFTQAETIEALKVAVIDAVHCHFDDGIKRIIRLHIVREEVIAA; encoded by the coding sequence ATGGAAGAGTTGATTTTTATGGTGGAAGAAAGCCCGGAAGGTGGTTATATCGCTAAAGGATTAGGGATATCTATTTTCACTCAGGCAGAAACAATCGAAGCCTTGAAAGTAGCCGTAATTGATGCTGTTCATTGTCATTTTGATGATGGTATAAAAAGAATTATCCGATTACATATTGTACGGGAGGAAGTAATAGCCGCATGA
- the pheT gene encoding phenylalanine--tRNA ligase subunit beta yields the protein MTISYNWLCDYLPVKPTPEELSVILTRIGLEVESLEKFEAVKGSLAGLVVGEVLTAEKHPNADKLKLTTVNIGNGEPLHIVCGAPNVAVGQKVVVAPVGTTIYPSSGEPLTMKRAKIRGEESLGMICAEDEIGLGSSHEGILVLDAALQPGTLASELFKPAQDWIYEIGLTPNRMDAMSHIGVARDVCAYLNNAENTQQYRVQLPEIKALPKADTPLAISVTIENTDACPRYAGISITGVQTAPSPAWLKDRLTAIGVRPINNIVDITNYILHETGQPLHAFDANAIKGNAVVVRNLPQDTVFTTLDEKERKLDAADLMICNGAGEGMCIAGVFGGLHSGVTDATHSIFLESAFFSAGSVRATSFRHGLRTDAATRFEKGVDISNTVFVLQRAASLICELAGGKAASEVIDVYPQPLPKTKVDVSYAYIHKLSGKQYEPAKIKNILTSLGFEVIKEAPEGIQVTVPYSKPDISLPCDIVEEVMRVDGLDNIEIPTHIVMAPAITAQPDKERVREKVSNYLAANGFHEIFTNSITNSKYFTPEVLEHTVKMINSLSADLDAMRPSMLESGLESIAHNLNRKNENLLFFEFGKTYKVAAKGYQEDDHICLYLTGQQTAETWIHKSSPVDFYFLKGFVINVLAQLGFSQLQWAESESASLQPAWEIKVKNQPVVTLGGVAAQKLKQFDIKQAVWFADFNWNNILALLQKNDNFYKEIPKFPAVRRDLALVLDKQVKFAAVEAATRAVKSPLLQHINLFDVFESEKLGVNKKSYAVSFTFQDPQKTLTDKEIDGVMDKLIKTFETQLQAGIRK from the coding sequence ATGACGATTTCGTACAACTGGTTATGTGATTATTTACCGGTAAAGCCCACTCCGGAAGAACTGTCTGTTATTTTAACACGTATAGGCCTGGAGGTAGAAAGCCTGGAAAAATTTGAAGCGGTAAAGGGCAGTCTGGCTGGATTAGTAGTAGGAGAAGTACTGACCGCGGAAAAGCATCCTAATGCAGATAAATTAAAACTGACGACCGTTAACATAGGTAATGGCGAACCCCTGCATATTGTATGCGGTGCTCCCAATGTTGCCGTAGGACAAAAAGTGGTGGTAGCCCCCGTAGGTACTACCATTTATCCATCCAGCGGAGAACCGCTGACCATGAAACGGGCTAAAATACGCGGAGAGGAAAGCCTGGGCATGATCTGTGCAGAAGATGAAATAGGACTGGGCAGCAGCCATGAGGGTATCCTGGTTCTGGATGCAGCATTACAACCCGGTACCCTGGCCAGTGAGCTGTTTAAACCTGCGCAGGACTGGATATACGAAATAGGACTCACCCCTAACCGTATGGATGCGATGAGCCATATCGGCGTGGCCCGCGATGTTTGTGCTTACCTGAATAATGCTGAAAACACCCAGCAATACCGGGTACAACTGCCAGAAATAAAGGCGCTGCCTAAGGCAGACACCCCGCTGGCCATCAGCGTAACAATCGAAAATACAGATGCCTGTCCGCGTTATGCCGGCATCAGCATTACCGGCGTACAAACAGCACCTTCCCCGGCCTGGTTAAAAGACCGGCTTACCGCCATCGGTGTTCGCCCTATCAATAATATTGTAGATATCACCAATTATATATTACATGAAACGGGGCAGCCCCTGCATGCTTTTGATGCCAATGCTATCAAAGGCAATGCGGTAGTGGTAAGAAACCTGCCCCAGGATACGGTGTTTACCACCCTGGATGAAAAAGAAAGAAAACTGGATGCGGCCGACCTCATGATCTGCAATGGTGCGGGCGAAGGCATGTGCATAGCCGGGGTATTCGGGGGCTTACACTCCGGTGTTACCGACGCTACCCACAGCATCTTCCTGGAAAGCGCATTTTTCAGCGCCGGCAGTGTACGCGCTACCTCTTTCCGCCATGGCCTGCGCACGGATGCGGCTACCCGCTTTGAAAAAGGTGTCGATATCTCCAATACCGTATTCGTACTGCAAAGGGCAGCTTCCCTGATCTGCGAACTGGCTGGAGGCAAGGCTGCCAGCGAGGTGATTGATGTATATCCGCAACCGTTGCCTAAAACCAAGGTAGACGTTTCCTATGCTTATATACACAAGCTGAGCGGCAAACAATACGAACCGGCCAAAATAAAGAATATCCTGACCAGCCTCGGCTTTGAAGTAATCAAAGAGGCGCCGGAAGGGATACAGGTAACCGTACCTTACAGCAAACCGGACATTTCCCTGCCCTGCGATATCGTAGAGGAAGTAATGCGGGTAGACGGGCTCGATAATATTGAGATCCCCACCCATATTGTCATGGCGCCTGCGATTACTGCGCAGCCCGATAAGGAAAGGGTACGCGAAAAAGTGTCCAACTACCTGGCGGCAAATGGCTTCCATGAAATTTTTACCAACTCTATCACCAACAGCAAATACTTTACACCGGAGGTACTGGAGCATACCGTAAAAATGATCAACAGCCTCAGCGCCGACCTCGACGCGATGCGCCCTTCCATGCTGGAAAGCGGGCTGGAATCTATCGCACATAACTTAAACCGTAAAAATGAAAATCTCCTGTTCTTCGAATTTGGCAAAACCTATAAAGTGGCTGCCAAAGGATATCAGGAAGATGATCATATCTGTTTATACCTCACCGGACAACAGACTGCCGAAACATGGATCCACAAATCCAGCCCGGTAGATTTCTACTTCCTGAAAGGGTTTGTTATTAATGTACTGGCACAGCTCGGCTTCTCCCAACTGCAATGGGCAGAAAGCGAGTCTGCCAGCCTGCAGCCTGCGTGGGAAATCAAAGTAAAAAACCAGCCGGTAGTAACACTGGGCGGAGTGGCAGCACAAAAGCTGAAACAGTTTGATATCAAACAGGCCGTATGGTTTGCCGATTTCAACTGGAATAATATCCTGGCATTACTGCAAAAAAATGATAACTTTTACAAGGAAATTCCAAAATTCCCGGCAGTACGCAGGGACCTGGCCCTGGTGCTGGACAAACAAGTGAAGTTTGCAGCAGTGGAAGCCGCTACCCGCGCAGTGAAATCGCCTCTGTTACAACATATTAACTTATTCGACGTTTTTGAAAGTGAGAAACTGGGTGTCAATAAAAAATCCTACGCGGTGAGCTTTACCTTCCAGGATCCGCAAAAGACCCTCACCGACAAGGAAATTGATGGTGTAATGGATAAGCTGATCAAAACATTTGAGACCCAGCTGCAGGCAGGGATCAGAAAATAA
- a CDS encoding type 1 glutamine amidotransferase — protein MHIHIFQHVPFEGPGYIAQWAAANGHPISYTRFYEAGYVLPALDNIDALVIMGGPMSVYDEHIYPWLIKEKAFIEDTIQAGKKVLGICLGAQLIAVCLGAFVPTALNKEIGWFPVSPTAECCHVPWFNELFRENPVVFHWHGDKFDIPYGAYDLLSSAANSHQAFIFNEQVLGLQFHPEMTPQGLADLVTHCEHELQSGPFIQDKQTILQASSMTKSGNMLMEKILQRLF, from the coding sequence ATGCATATTCATATTTTTCAACATGTACCTTTTGAAGGGCCGGGATATATCGCACAATGGGCGGCAGCAAATGGACATCCCATCAGCTATACCCGTTTTTATGAAGCAGGGTATGTACTGCCTGCGCTGGATAACATAGATGCACTTGTTATCATGGGTGGGCCGATGAGCGTGTATGACGAACATATATACCCCTGGCTGATAAAAGAAAAAGCATTTATTGAAGATACGATCCAGGCAGGCAAAAAGGTATTGGGCATATGCCTGGGCGCACAACTCATTGCAGTTTGCCTGGGGGCTTTTGTGCCTACCGCACTGAATAAAGAAATAGGCTGGTTCCCGGTGAGCCCCACAGCGGAATGCTGCCATGTGCCCTGGTTTAATGAACTGTTCCGGGAAAACCCGGTGGTATTCCACTGGCATGGCGATAAATTTGATATCCCATACGGGGCATATGACCTGCTCTCCTCTGCGGCCAACAGCCATCAGGCGTTTATTTTCAATGAACAGGTATTAGGTCTGCAGTTTCACCCCGAAATGACCCCGCAAGGGCTTGCAGACCTGGTAACACATTGTGAGCATGAATTACAAAGCGGGCCTTTCATCCAGGACAAACAAACCATCCTCCAGGCCAGCTCCATGACAAAAAGTGGGAATATGCTGATGGAAAAGATATTGCAGCGATTGTTTTAA
- the rny gene encoding ribonuclease Y, producing MDVSLITTIAAVVALIIGIVLGKVIFAKNTQQKIQEAELQAQKLIADAQISAENLKKDKLLEAKEKYLQMKSEHDKEVLQRNQKLVDSENRIKQKEQALNQKNEQVQKQVNENDAIKETLNRQMELVTIKRTELEKHQEEHIRRLEKVAALTAEEARHQLIESLKEEARSQALSHIQEIIEDAKAKANKEAKKIIIQSIQRTAAEQTIENTITVFTLESDEIKGQIIGREGRNIRAIEAATGVDLIVDDTPEAIVLSSFDPLRREVARLSLQRLVQDGRIHPARIEEVVEKTKKQLEEQVMDIGERTVIELGIHGLHKELVRLVGKMRFRSSYGQNLLMHSKETANLCAVMAAELGLNPKLAKRAGLLHDIGKVPDEETELSHALLGAKLAEKYGEHAAVVNAIGAHHDEMEMQYVISPIVQACDAISGARPGARREIMQSYLQRIKDLENLALAHEGVEKAYAIQAGRELRVIVESDKVTDEDADRLSFEIATKIQTEMQYPGQIKVTVIREKRAVNIAR from the coding sequence ATGGATGTCTCTCTTATTACGACAATAGCCGCGGTGGTGGCATTGATCATAGGTATTGTGTTAGGTAAGGTGATTTTTGCCAAAAATACACAGCAAAAGATACAGGAAGCCGAGTTACAAGCGCAGAAACTTATTGCAGATGCACAGATTAGTGCCGAGAACCTGAAAAAGGACAAGTTGCTGGAAGCCAAAGAAAAATATCTGCAGATGAAGAGTGAGCATGATAAAGAAGTGCTGCAACGCAATCAGAAGCTGGTAGACTCAGAAAACCGTATCAAGCAAAAAGAACAAGCCCTTAACCAAAAAAATGAACAGGTACAGAAACAGGTGAATGAGAATGATGCCATTAAGGAAACCCTCAATCGCCAGATGGAATTAGTCACCATCAAACGTACCGAACTGGAAAAACATCAGGAAGAGCATATCCGCCGCCTGGAAAAAGTAGCCGCCCTTACCGCCGAGGAAGCAAGGCACCAGTTAATTGAAAGTCTGAAAGAAGAAGCCCGCTCTCAGGCGCTTTCCCACATTCAGGAGATTATTGAAGATGCAAAGGCCAAAGCTAATAAAGAGGCCAAAAAGATCATTATCCAATCTATTCAGCGTACTGCTGCTGAACAAACGATCGAAAATACCATTACTGTATTTACCCTGGAAAGTGATGAGATCAAAGGTCAGATCATTGGCCGTGAAGGTCGTAATATCCGCGCTATTGAGGCGGCTACCGGTGTAGACCTGATTGTAGATGATACCCCTGAAGCAATCGTATTATCTTCTTTTGACCCGTTACGCCGTGAAGTTGCCCGCCTGTCTTTACAGCGCCTGGTACAGGATGGCCGTATCCACCCTGCCCGTATTGAGGAAGTAGTGGAGAAAACCAAGAAACAACTGGAAGAACAGGTAATGGATATCGGGGAAAGAACCGTTATCGAGCTGGGTATACATGGTTTACATAAAGAACTGGTACGCCTGGTAGGTAAAATGCGTTTCCGTTCTTCTTATGGACAAAACCTGCTGATGCACTCCAAAGAAACCGCCAACCTCTGTGCGGTAATGGCGGCAGAACTGGGCTTAAACCCCAAACTGGCCAAACGTGCAGGCTTACTGCATGACATTGGTAAAGTACCGGATGAAGAAACTGAACTGAGCCACGCCCTGCTGGGTGCCAAACTGGCCGAAAAATATGGTGAGCATGCTGCTGTAGTGAACGCGATCGGCGCCCACCATGATGAAATGGAAATGCAATATGTGATTTCCCCTATCGTGCAGGCTTGTGATGCCATCAGCGGTGCCCGTCCCGGCGCCCGCCGCGAAATCATGCAAAGCTACCTGCAAAGGATTAAAGACCTGGAAAACCTCGCTTTGGCACATGAAGGGGTGGAAAAAGCCTATGCTATCCAGGCAGGTCGTGAACTGCGCGTAATTGTGGAAAGTGATAAAGTAACTGATGAGGATGCAGACCGCCTGTCATTTGAAATCGCTACCAAGATCCAAACAGAGATGCAATATCCCGGTCAGATCAAAGTAACAGTCATCCGTGAAAAGAGAGCTGTGAACATCGCCAGATAA
- a CDS encoding SDR family oxidoreductase, translated as MDFNNKVILITGASSGIGRELALSFAACQARLILAGRNITALEAVQQLCLAHTPHCQVLPMDMTNTPQVITQAATARSFYNRIDILINNAGVTQRSKIIDTPLAIDRLIMETNFFGPVALTKALLPQFQLQQSGHIVVISSMAGLYGYPQRSAYAASKHALQGFFETLQTEQPIPHLYTTLICPGRIHTPLSLAAITATGAPHGQMDKGQLNGIPVATCARKIIRAIRRRKKSVLIAGEEKWLLWIKRILPPLFYRIARKGN; from the coding sequence ATGGATTTTAATAATAAAGTTATACTTATCACAGGCGCCAGTTCCGGCATAGGCAGGGAACTGGCGCTGTCGTTTGCTGCCTGCCAGGCCAGGCTTATCCTGGCGGGGCGTAATATCACTGCCCTGGAGGCAGTACAGCAGCTTTGCCTGGCGCACACCCCACATTGCCAGGTATTGCCCATGGATATGACCAATACGCCACAGGTAATTACGCAGGCTGCTACCGCCCGCTCCTTTTACAACCGGATAGATATCCTCATCAATAATGCAGGCGTCACCCAGCGCTCAAAAATCATCGATACGCCCCTGGCTATCGATCGCCTGATCATGGAAACCAATTTCTTTGGCCCGGTAGCACTCACCAAAGCATTATTACCCCAGTTTCAATTACAGCAAAGCGGACATATTGTGGTGATCAGCAGTATGGCAGGATTATACGGTTATCCCCAGCGATCGGCCTATGCTGCCTCCAAGCATGCCCTGCAAGGTTTCTTTGAAACCCTGCAAACAGAACAACCTATACCGCATTTATACACCACGCTGATTTGTCCGGGTAGAATACATACACCTTTATCCCTTGCGGCCATCACCGCTACCGGTGCGCCGCACGGACAAATGGATAAAGGCCAGCTCAACGGTATCCCGGTAGCTACCTGCGCCCGGAAAATCATACGGGCTATCCGGCGCCGGAAAAAAAGCGTATTGATTGCGGGAGAAGAAAAGTGGTTACTGTGGATCAAACGCATCCTTCCTCCTTTGTTCTATCGCATTGCCCGTAAAGGAAATTAA
- a CDS encoding 3-keto-disaccharide hydrolase — MKKLTLKAWILGAGLLLASTATFAQKAQSMFNGKNLDGWKIHGTEKWYVEKGLLICESGPDKEYGYLASDKQYKDFELTLEFKQEADGNSGVFFHSSLDGTKIAGWQAEVAPPGNNTGGIYESYGRGWLIQPDKEKDKFLKMGQWNTMKIRVVGNEVTTWLNGQEMIKLDDEKIGAISGQIALQIHSGGGIKVLWRNINIRSLKS; from the coding sequence ATGAAAAAATTGACTTTAAAGGCATGGATACTAGGAGCTGGACTGTTACTCGCCAGCACAGCTACTTTTGCGCAAAAAGCACAGTCCATGTTCAATGGTAAGAACCTGGATGGCTGGAAAATTCACGGTACTGAAAAATGGTATGTGGAAAAAGGTTTACTGATCTGCGAAAGCGGCCCGGACAAAGAATACGGCTACCTGGCTTCCGACAAGCAGTATAAAGATTTTGAACTGACCCTGGAATTTAAACAGGAAGCAGATGGTAATAGTGGGGTATTTTTCCACTCTTCCCTCGATGGTACCAAAATAGCAGGCTGGCAGGCAGAAGTAGCTCCTCCAGGCAACAATACCGGTGGTATCTACGAGTCTTATGGCCGTGGCTGGTTGATCCAACCAGATAAAGAAAAAGACAAGTTCCTGAAAATGGGCCAGTGGAATACCATGAAGATCCGGGTAGTAGGTAATGAAGTAACGACCTGGTTAAATGGTCAGGAAATGATTAAGCTGGACGATGAAAAAATCGGTGCTATCAGCGGACAAATCGCTTTACAGATCCATTCCGGTGGTGGTATTAAAGTATTATGGAGAAACATTAACATCCGTTCATTAAAATCATAA
- the dnaB gene encoding replicative DNA helicase, translating to MDLNLKKDRSNVRRKPSIDVSTLVYGKIPPQAKELEEAVLGAIMLEKGAFDSVVEILKKECFYVEAHQKIFSSMTKLAAKSMPVDILTVVEELRSMGELEQVGGPFFVTKLTNAVVSSANIEAHARIILQKFIQRELIRISGEILSESYEDTADVFDLLDSAESKLFEITNNHLRKNYDSIDRVLVNTMKRIEDLRNKGDDITGVPSGFPSLDRVTYGWQSTDLIIIAARPSVGKTAFALNLARNAALHPRFPKGAAIFSLEMSSGQIVQRILSAEAEIKLEKISRGKLEEYEMKKLMTHGIERLAKAPIFIDDTPALNIFELRAKCRRLVHNNGVGVIIIDYLQLMSGNADGRNSSREQEISKISRDLKGLAKELQVPVIALSQLSRDVEKRKDGNKMPQLSDLRESGAIEQDADMVMFLYRPEYYEITANEMGESNKGETHVRIAKHRNGQLDTIKLRAVLEYQRFEDDGSIENPVPSGGGNAFAGMRPGGGGSDEAKLYIQKGSKMNDMEFDDMEDAPF from the coding sequence ATGGATCTCAATCTTAAGAAAGACCGCAGCAATGTGCGCAGAAAACCGTCCATTGATGTGTCTACCTTGGTGTATGGCAAGATACCACCACAGGCAAAAGAGTTGGAAGAGGCTGTGTTGGGAGCCATCATGCTGGAAAAAGGCGCTTTTGATTCCGTTGTAGAAATATTGAAAAAGGAGTGTTTTTATGTAGAAGCACACCAGAAGATTTTTTCTTCCATGACTAAACTGGCGGCCAAATCTATGCCGGTGGATATCCTCACCGTAGTAGAAGAACTGCGGTCAATGGGAGAGCTGGAACAAGTAGGCGGACCATTTTTTGTTACCAAGCTAACCAATGCGGTGGTGTCTTCTGCTAATATAGAGGCACATGCCCGTATCATCCTGCAAAAATTCATACAGCGGGAACTGATCCGTATCTCCGGCGAAATACTCAGCGAATCTTATGAAGATACGGCCGATGTATTTGACTTGTTGGACAGTGCGGAATCAAAGCTGTTTGAAATTACCAATAACCACTTACGTAAGAACTACGATTCGATAGACCGTGTATTGGTGAATACCATGAAGCGGATTGAGGACCTTCGGAATAAAGGGGACGATATTACCGGGGTACCTTCCGGCTTCCCGTCGCTCGACAGGGTAACATATGGCTGGCAGTCGACCGATCTGATCATTATCGCTGCCCGTCCTTCCGTGGGTAAAACAGCCTTTGCGCTGAACCTGGCGCGGAATGCGGCTTTACATCCCAGATTCCCTAAAGGCGCGGCGATATTCTCCCTGGAAATGTCGTCCGGCCAGATCGTACAAAGGATCTTGTCGGCAGAAGCAGAGATCAAGCTGGAGAAAATATCCCGTGGTAAGCTGGAAGAATATGAGATGAAGAAGCTGATGACGCACGGTATAGAGCGGTTGGCCAAAGCACCTATTTTCATCGATGATACCCCGGCATTGAATATCTTCGAGCTGCGTGCCAAGTGCCGCAGGCTGGTACATAACAATGGTGTAGGCGTTATCATCATCGACTACCTGCAGCTGATGAGTGGTAATGCTGATGGCCGCAACAGCAGCCGTGAGCAGGAAATCAGTAAGATCTCCCGTGACCTGAAAGGGTTGGCAAAAGAGTTGCAGGTGCCGGTTATCGCCCTGTCGCAGTTGAGTCGTGATGTGGAAAAACGTAAAGACGGCAACAAGATGCCGCAGCTGAGTGACTTGCGTGAATCGGGTGCTATCGAACAGGATGCGGATATGGTAATGTTCCTGTACCGTCCTGAATACTACGAGATCACCGCCAATGAAATGGGCGAATCCAATAAAGGAGAAACCCACGTGCGTATCGCCAAACACCGTAATGGTCAGTTGGATACCATCAAACTTCGTGCAGTACTGGAATACCAGCGTTTTGAAGATGATGGCAGTATCGAAAATCCGGTACCTTCCGGCGGTGGTAATGCGTTTGCAGGGATGCGCCCTGGTGGTGGTGGCAGTGATGAAGCCAAGCTGTATATCCAAAAAGGCTCCAAGATGAATGATATGGAATTTGATGATATGGAAGATGCTCCATTTTAG
- a CDS encoding cell division protein ZapA, with translation MDNLIPVNIVVADRSYRIKIKPEEEEEVRRIMKEVNDKIVEFKTAYAGKDLQDYIAMALIMYATHPVTSGGKAQAGNAPFLQEKLQRLEELLNENLK, from the coding sequence ATGGATAATCTCATTCCTGTCAACATTGTGGTTGCCGACCGTTCTTACCGGATCAAGATCAAACCGGAAGAAGAGGAAGAAGTACGCCGTATCATGAAAGAGGTGAACGATAAGATCGTTGAATTTAAAACCGCCTATGCCGGCAAGGACCTCCAGGACTATATCGCTATGGCCCTGATCATGTATGCCACCCATCCAGTAACCAGCGGTGGCAAAGCCCAGGCAGGTAATGCTCCCTTTCTCCAGGAAAAACTGCAACGCCTGGAAGAACTACTGAACGAAAATCTGAAATAA
- a CDS encoding YggS family pyridoxal phosphate-dependent enzyme, with translation MQSDNDNSEQLIRENLAFIHRRIAAACAASEREITAVKLLLATKTVPPEKIKIAIANGETLIGENKIQELKEKDAALAGLKLERHFIGHLQSNKVKDVLRYASCIQSVDRLAIAEALQKRLELESRQLDIMIQVNTSFEESKFGLHPDQVLHFVEAMKQFPLLHITGLMTIGLFDADPEKVRPSFRLLRTLRDEIVNNGLLPAAQCRELSMGMSGDLETAIAEGATIVRVGTAIFGKRSYPDSYYWNEQTA, from the coding sequence ATGCAGTCTGACAACGACAATAGTGAACAGTTGATCCGGGAGAATCTGGCATTTATTCACCGGCGGATAGCAGCCGCCTGCGCTGCCAGCGAACGGGAGATCACTGCTGTAAAATTGCTGCTGGCCACCAAAACCGTTCCGCCCGAAAAGATAAAGATCGCTATCGCAAACGGTGAAACGTTAATAGGAGAAAACAAGATCCAGGAACTGAAAGAAAAAGATGCGGCATTGGCAGGATTAAAGCTGGAAAGGCATTTTATCGGCCATCTGCAGTCCAATAAAGTAAAGGATGTATTAAGATATGCAAGCTGTATACAGTCGGTCGACCGCCTGGCTATTGCGGAAGCATTACAAAAGCGGCTGGAGCTGGAATCCCGGCAGCTGGACATCATGATTCAGGTCAATACCTCTTTTGAAGAAAGTAAATTTGGCCTCCACCCGGATCAGGTACTGCACTTTGTAGAAGCAATGAAGCAATTCCCACTGCTACACATCACCGGCCTGATGACCATCGGCCTGTTTGATGCAGATCCTGAAAAAGTACGTCCTTCGTTCAGGCTGCTTCGTACGCTCCGCGATGAGATAGTGAACAATGGCTTATTGCCGGCAGCACAATGCCGGGAACTGTCCATGGGAATGAGTGGTGATCTGGAAACGGCTATTGCAGAAGGGGCCACCATCGTACGGGTGGGAACCGCTATTTTTGGAAAACGTAGCTACCCTGATAGTTATTACTGGAATGAACAAACGGCCTGA